Below is a window of Thermodesulfovibrionales bacterium DNA.
TCCCTTCGAATATCGTCTCCGCGGCCTAGGGCAAGGGCAGTTTTTTCCGTAACCTGGTCAGAGGGAAAATGTTTCTCCGCGGCGATAAATCTCTGCTGCTCCATTTCGGTAGAGCGTGACCGAGCCTTTTCCATAAACATTCCACGTACCGTCCGCGCCGTCGTCAATGATTCCGGTCTGTTCGTCGATCCCGACAATGATATCTCCCGGAACCGCCTGAGACAGATGAGACGCCCATCGTCTGCCGGAGGCATCATGATGGGGAATGATACAAATTCTGGGGATTAGCGTTAAGCCCGTGACAATGCCCCTTGTCTCAGGATCGTAGAAGTGTTCGCCTAACACCATCGCCCCTGCGCTGCTTCCGCCAACTACTGAGCCCTCTCGATAAGCTTTCACGATCGACTGCCAACCGAGACTCCCCTCCAGGGTATTTTTCAGATAGAGCGGAAACCCTCCGAGCAGATAAATGAGTCGGGAATTGAGCAGTGAAGTCACAATCTGATTTTGATTGGCGGAAGCATGATCGATGAGGGGCAAGAGTGTTACCCGTTTTGCGCCTAACTCTTTGAACCAGGAAACACCGTTTTGGCCGGCTCGCTCATGGTTATTGTCAGGTGCTGCTGCGGCAGGGACGATCGAGACTTCTCCATCGAAACCCCCTGCCAGTTCGATGGCGCGGCTATCCGGTTCGGCCATGCCTCCACCGAACTCGGCCCCGCCTTCCAAGAGGATATAGCCCTTCATTCCGCTCTTCCCGTTCCCGCATCGGCTCGACCGGATTGAAGCCGGTGCAGGACAATCTTTTCCATCTTGTAGTCATCCATGATAAAGCCGCCACCGATGTCCTGAACGACGGAACCGAGATTCTTGAAACCGGTTCTTTCATATGCATTGATCGCTCGCCGATTGTTCTTATTCACCGTGAGCAGAACCCTTCCTAATCCCTTTTCCCGAGCCAGCTTCTCGATAAAGAGAATCGCCTTCCTCCCGTGGCCTTTGCCGCGTTCGCAAGTTCTCACATATAACTTACTCAGGAACAATGCATCATGCTGGGGTTGGACACTGAGATATCCGATGAATTGATCGTCTCCTTCGATCAAGAAGTAGAGAAATCCGCTGGCGATCTGCTCTGAAATCGCCTGCCTGGTCTGGAATCTGTCGAGCATGTAGTCTACCTGCTCCTCACCGATTATCGGAATGTAATGCTCAGTCCAGATTTCTTTAGCCAAAGATTCGATAATTGCGATTTGGATTTCGGTCGAGACTTTAATGAACATGGGTTATCTGTCAAAGCAAAGGTGCATACTGCGAGAAGCGAGTTCAGGCGGCCGGGTTGCGCGCAGGGAAACCATTATTCTCCGCAGCTCAGGACGAATGTTCTTCCCCTTCTCGACTCACTTCGGTGCGAGCCTTGCGTGAAATTGCGGATCTCCTTGCGGTGTCCCGGCGCCTATCCAGGAAGCTTCGCCGCGAGGACATCGACCTTCTCTATGACCGGCGGCTGCGCCAGCAGCTCGGGGGCCTTCGCCATGAGTGCGGCCGCGACCCTGCCTGAGAGGTGAGCCTGTCTGCCTGCCTCATCCGGGAAGGCATCGAAGATGCCGAAAGTCGTCGGTCCAAGGCGGATCGCGAACCACGCGGTCGTTGCCGGTTCCTCCTGAACAATCGGCAAACCACCACGAAGGAAGGTTTCGACGTCAGCCTCTTTTCCGGGTTTTGCCTCTAAACGAACAAAGAGTGCTACCTTTACCATGTCCTTTCTCCTTTCTCGATCTGCGTCATGCCCTCTATATGTTTAGTATGTATCACTTCCGGACCACTTTCAAGCGGCTTTCAATGTCACACGGCAGACAGGGTAGTCCTCAAAGGCTAATCTGCCTCACTCTCCTTAGCGAGGGCACTGCTTTTCTTGAGCGTTTGGCAAGGTGCTCAGGG
It encodes the following:
- a CDS encoding Type 1 glutamine amidotransferase-like domain-containing protein is translated as MKGYILLEGGAEFGGGMAEPDSRAIELAGGFDGEVSIVPAAAAPDNNHERAGQNGVSWFKELGAKRVTLLPLIDHASANQNQIVTSLLNSRLIYLLGGFPLYLKNTLEGSLGWQSIVKAYREGSVVGGSSAGAMVLGEHFYDPETRGIVTGLTLIPRICIIPHHDASGRRWASHLSQAVPGDIIVGIDEQTGIIDDGADGTWNVYGKGSVTLYRNGAAEIYRRGETFSL
- a CDS encoding GNAT family N-acetyltransferase, with the translated sequence MFIKVSTEIQIAIIESLAKEIWTEHYIPIIGEEQVDYMLDRFQTRQAISEQIASGFLYFLIEGDDQFIGYLSVQPQHDALFLSKLYVRTCERGKGHGRKAILFIEKLAREKGLGRVLLTVNKNNRRAINAYERTGFKNLGSVVQDIGGGFIMDDYKMEKIVLHRLQSGRADAGTGRAE
- a CDS encoding antibiotic biosynthesis monooxygenase, which gives rise to MVKVALFVRLEAKPGKEADVETFLRGGLPIVQEEPATTAWFAIRLGPTTFGIFDAFPDEAGRQAHLSGRVAAALMAKAPELLAQPPVIEKVDVLAAKLPG